A single region of the Polyodon spathula isolate WHYD16114869_AA chromosome 12, ASM1765450v1, whole genome shotgun sequence genome encodes:
- the LOC121324094 gene encoding ubiquitin-like domain-containing CTD phosphatase 1, whose amino-acid sequence MSVSVIIKWGGQEYSITTLSDEDTVLDLKQSIKTLTGVLPVRQKLLGLKVKGKPAEDDLKLGTLKLKPNTKIMMMGSREESLEDVLAPPPENEDVVNDFDIEEEVIEVENREENLAKIARRVKEYKVEVLNPPREGKNLLVLDVDYTLFDHKSCAETGLELMRPYLQEFLTSAYEDYDIVIWSATSMKWIEAKMKELGVTNNPNYKITFMLDSAAMITVHTPKRGVVEVKPLGVIWGKYAEFYNKKNTIMFDDIGRNFLMNPQNGLKIKPFMKAHLNREKDKELLKLSQYLKEIAKLEDFSELNHKHWERYLSKKQSQ is encoded by the exons ATGTCTGTATCTGTGATAATAAAATGGGGCGGACAAGAGTACTCGATAACTACACTGTCAGATGAAGACACAGTGCTGGACCTTAAGCAGTCTATAAAAACCCTAACAGGAGTTCTTCCTGTCAGACAAAAATTACTGGGGCTTAAAGTCAAAG GTAAACCTGCAGAAGATGATCTTAAACTGGGCACACTTAAGTTGAAACCAAATACAAAGATCATGATGATGGGTAGCAGAGAGGAGAGCTTG GAAGATGTTCTGGCTCCTCCACCTGAAAACGAAGATGTCGTCAATGATTTTGATATAGAAGAGGAAGTTATAGAAGTAGAAAACAG AGAAGAAAACCTGGCAAAAATAGCCCGCAGAGTTAAAGAATATAAGGTGGAGGTTTTAAACCCACCTCGAGAGGGCAAAAACCTGCTTGTATTAGATGTGGACTACACCCTGTTTG ACCACAAATCTTGTGCGGAGACTGGGTTAGAGTTAATGAGACCGTATCTTCAAGAGTTTCTCACGTCCGCGTATGAAGACTATGATATTGTTATCTGGT CTGCTACCAGCATGAAGTGGATTGAGGCTAAAATGAAA GAGCTGGGAGTGACAAACAACCCAAACTACAAGATAACCTTCATGCTAGACAGTGCTGCTATGATCACTGTGCATACCCCTAAAAGAGGTGTGGTGGAG GTTAAGCCTCTGGGTGTAATATGGGGCAAGTATGCAGAGTTCTATAACAAGAAAAATACTATCATGTTTGATGATATTGGAAGGAACTTTCTGATGAATCCACAGAATGGACTAAAG ATTAAACCCTTTATGAAAGCACATTTAAACCGTGAAAAAGACAAGGAGCTTCTCAAGCTATCCCAGTATCTCAAAGAAATTGCAAAGCTTGAGGACTTCTCAGAGCTCAACCACAAGCACTGGGAGAG GTATCTTTCAAAGAAGCAAAGCCAATAG